A region from the Hyalangium gracile genome encodes:
- a CDS encoding tetratricopeptide repeat protein, translating into MRRAVVACALLGALVGCNETPADHLQRARDAIFEKNPDEALVEYRKAFDMLRRDDSPQSLVLRARALKGAADVYWLEQRKVKEAVSVYKELIQQCPESPEALEARIIVAELLRVHYRDLRGAIDQLTAALQRNPPQGAELQYQVAKLYFELGDYAQCELEARKLGERFASSTFVDDALYLQAQAVHMMEPRRQEASRLYADLRTRFPESELAPHALVEMGKIRADSGENEKAIEMWVDALKTHPDPSLVQDYITRARRRITSTTPEAVGQKAWAFDHGKAPARAPRNSVEAVGGTAEEAAKDHGD; encoded by the coding sequence TTGAGGCGGGCTGTCGTCGCCTGCGCCCTGCTGGGGGCCCTGGTCGGGTGCAACGAGACGCCCGCCGACCACCTGCAGCGCGCGCGCGACGCCATCTTCGAGAAGAACCCGGACGAGGCCCTGGTCGAGTACCGCAAGGCCTTCGACATGCTGCGCCGGGATGACTCGCCCCAGTCGCTGGTGCTGCGCGCCCGGGCGCTCAAGGGCGCCGCGGACGTGTACTGGCTGGAGCAGCGCAAGGTGAAGGAGGCCGTCAGCGTCTACAAGGAGCTGATTCAGCAGTGCCCCGAGTCCCCCGAGGCGCTGGAGGCGCGCATCATCGTCGCCGAGCTCTTGCGGGTGCACTACCGGGACCTGCGCGGCGCCATCGATCAGCTCACCGCGGCGCTCCAGCGCAACCCGCCGCAGGGCGCGGAGCTGCAGTACCAGGTGGCCAAGCTCTACTTCGAGCTGGGCGACTACGCGCAGTGCGAGCTGGAGGCGCGCAAGCTGGGCGAGCGCTTCGCCAGCAGCACGTTCGTGGATGACGCGCTGTACCTCCAGGCCCAGGCGGTCCACATGATGGAGCCGCGGCGCCAGGAGGCCTCGCGCCTCTACGCGGACCTGCGCACCCGCTTCCCTGAGTCGGAGCTGGCGCCGCACGCGCTGGTGGAGATGGGGAAGATTCGCGCCGACTCGGGGGAGAACGAGAAGGCCATCGAGATGTGGGTGGACGCGCTGAAGACGCACCCGGATCCGTCGCTGGTGCAGGACTACATCACCCGGGCGCGCCGGCGCATCACCAGCACCACGCCCGAGGCCGTGGGCCAGAAGGCGTGGGCGTTCGACCATGGCAAGGCGCCGGCTCGGGCACCGCGCAACTCGGTGGAGGCCGTGGGTGGCACCGCCGAGGAGGCCGCGAAGGACCACGGCGACTGA
- a CDS encoding KdsC family phosphatase, whose translation MNEDAESLKARVRHLSVMIFDIDGTLTDGRIFWVPNSGWTQMYSVRDGMGIKRLQEVGIEVAAISGGDSLSAQMRMQSLGLRHVHFGSQDKVAHFEKLLELLKVSADRCGYMGDEVVDLPLLKAVGFSAAPPEAPDEVRSQVHYVAQKPAGFGAAREVCEFILRHRQRG comes from the coding sequence ATGAACGAGGACGCCGAGTCACTCAAGGCCCGGGTGCGCCACCTGTCGGTGATGATCTTCGACATCGACGGCACGCTCACCGACGGGCGCATCTTCTGGGTGCCCAACTCCGGGTGGACGCAGATGTACAGCGTGCGCGACGGCATGGGCATCAAGCGGCTGCAGGAGGTGGGCATCGAGGTGGCGGCCATCTCCGGCGGCGACAGCCTCTCGGCGCAGATGCGCATGCAGTCCCTGGGGCTGCGGCACGTGCACTTCGGCAGCCAGGACAAGGTGGCGCACTTCGAGAAGCTGCTGGAACTGCTGAAGGTGTCCGCGGACCGATGTGGCTACATGGGGGACGAGGTGGTGGACCTGCCGCTGCTCAAGGCGGTGGGCTTCTCCGCCGCGCCGCCCGAGGCCCCGGACGAGGTGCGCTCCCAGGTGCACTACGTGGCGCAGAAGCCGGCGGGGTTCGGCGCGGCGCGCGAGGTGTGCGAGTTCATTCTTCGTCACCGGCAGCGGGGCTGA
- a CDS encoding MXAN_5187 C-terminal domain-containing protein, translated as MPQEPGKPTAAAKSSPNVKALGDDDASKKSNNERATQECHELEEELAALKVAYEQYFLGNERLPPVRSHEDFKKRIQKLKTSLVRNTAVKFRISSIHNKFLTYERMWQRTLQEIESGTYKRDLFKAKRRRQQAGTSGERRQGAIELTEEISEDDLEEVADIIPNEPKPAAASGSRFIPQPVDEAPVAVPFRPVPSAAPVPAVPVVPTVAPTVAPVAASSGTPFRGTPVVAPVPSVPSVAPSAGTPARGTSVAPPSVAPSKAVPPGATPSKGTPSIAPVAAAKTPTIPPVPAKTPTIPPVAAAKAPTIPPGGTPSKGSPTIPPGGTPSRGTSGISGTPGRGVPAFGAPSQGTSGIAAALESLTDEPLGKPAAPAGTASRPPSSAAARPGSPSTVGSKPNIPAAKPPSAPSQPPKPAAASAGNLSDDKLKAVYDAYVTAKRRNQEDTSKMSYESVAANLRKQVPELLKQHNAKSVEFKVVIKDGKATLKAVPK; from the coding sequence ATGCCGCAGGAGCCTGGAAAGCCTACAGCCGCCGCCAAGTCCTCACCCAACGTGAAGGCCCTGGGGGATGACGACGCGTCCAAGAAGTCCAACAACGAGAGGGCCACCCAGGAGTGTCACGAGCTCGAGGAAGAGCTGGCGGCGCTGAAGGTGGCCTACGAGCAGTACTTCCTCGGCAACGAGCGGCTGCCTCCCGTCCGCTCGCACGAGGACTTCAAGAAGCGGATCCAGAAGCTGAAGACGAGCCTGGTGCGCAACACGGCCGTGAAGTTCCGCATCTCGTCGATCCACAACAAGTTCCTCACCTACGAGCGGATGTGGCAGCGCACGCTGCAGGAGATCGAGTCCGGCACGTACAAGCGCGATCTCTTCAAGGCCAAGCGCCGCAGGCAGCAGGCGGGCACCAGCGGTGAGCGCCGCCAGGGCGCCATCGAGCTGACGGAGGAGATCTCCGAGGACGATCTCGAGGAGGTCGCCGACATCATCCCCAACGAGCCGAAGCCCGCGGCGGCCTCGGGCTCGCGCTTCATTCCCCAGCCGGTGGACGAAGCGCCGGTGGCCGTGCCCTTCCGGCCCGTGCCCTCGGCGGCGCCCGTGCCCGCCGTGCCGGTGGTCCCCACGGTGGCGCCGACGGTGGCGCCGGTGGCGGCCTCTTCCGGCACGCCGTTCCGCGGCACGCCCGTGGTGGCCCCCGTGCCCTCGGTGCCCTCGGTGGCGCCCTCGGCGGGAACTCCGGCGCGGGGCACCTCCGTGGCGCCTCCGAGCGTCGCGCCGTCGAAGGCGGTTCCTCCCGGCGCCACGCCCTCGAAGGGCACGCCCTCGATTGCTCCCGTCGCGGCGGCGAAGACGCCCACCATTCCTCCCGTGCCGGCCAAGACGCCCACCATTCCTCCCGTCGCGGCGGCGAAGGCGCCGACGATTCCTCCGGGCGGCACCCCGTCGAAGGGCTCGCCCACGATTCCTCCGGGCGGCACCCCGTCGCGCGGCACCTCCGGCATCTCGGGTACGCCCGGGCGCGGAGTGCCCGCGTTCGGCGCGCCCTCGCAGGGCACCTCCGGCATCGCCGCGGCGCTGGAGAGCCTCACGGATGAGCCGCTGGGCAAGCCGGCGGCCCCTGCGGGCACGGCCTCGCGTCCTCCGTCCTCGGCGGCCGCGCGTCCGGGCAGCCCGTCCACGGTGGGCTCCAAGCCGAACATCCCCGCCGCGAAGCCGCCGTCCGCGCCCTCGCAGCCGCCCAAGCCGGCCGCGGCGTCGGCGGGCAACCTCTCCGACGACAAGCTCAAGGCCGTCTACGACGCGTACGTCACCGCCAAGCGCCGCAACCAGGAGGACACCTCGAAGATGTCCTACGAGTCGGTGGCCGCCAACCTGCGCAAGCAGGTGCCGGAGCTGCTCAAGCAGCACAACGCCAAGTCGGTGGAGTTCAAGGTCGTCATCAAGGACGGCAAGGCCACGCTCAAGGCCGTGCCCAAGTAG
- a CDS encoding prolipoprotein diacylglyceryl transferase, with the protein MLPVLFHLTFESLASQLLLYAVALGVVGYITWNGWRGALGPLRKDGSRAPVSQEDRLKRAALYGVIGAGLAFFGLKYALPAGAFPGGKGEGIPVHTYGLLLATGFFCAAHVAARLAQQEWRKVEWVDGQGFVDTEGPRRREQVLDLGVWVLVGGLLGSRVLFIIVNWKDYAKNLWSIFALGGGLVFYGGLIGAALAAYAFTRVNRMDFLRLADLAIPTVSLGQALGRLGCFASGCCWGGPAGSHAPLAVRFPGSGLAQDVFGRIAGTGSAAYSSQATDARYVVEATGEVLHQAAPGAVRISEWVTQHGTTLPVHPTQLFESLGQTVLFVSLLLLRSHRRFHGQIFSLWLMGYAVLRSTVELFRGDTERGTLHGLLSDSAPSLAHWVPLEAWYNISTSQFISLCMFTFGATLLYQRSRRLGGEASLGPTPSPA; encoded by the coding sequence ATGCTCCCCGTCCTCTTCCACCTCACCTTCGAGTCGCTCGCCTCGCAGCTCCTCCTGTACGCCGTGGCGCTGGGGGTGGTGGGCTACATCACCTGGAACGGCTGGCGCGGCGCGCTGGGGCCGCTGAGGAAGGACGGCTCGCGCGCGCCGGTGTCCCAGGAGGACCGGCTGAAGCGCGCGGCCCTGTACGGCGTCATCGGCGCGGGGCTGGCCTTCTTCGGCCTCAAGTACGCGCTGCCCGCTGGCGCCTTCCCCGGCGGCAAGGGCGAGGGCATCCCGGTGCACACCTACGGCCTGCTGCTGGCCACCGGCTTCTTCTGCGCGGCGCACGTGGCGGCGCGGCTGGCCCAGCAGGAGTGGCGCAAGGTGGAGTGGGTGGACGGCCAGGGCTTCGTGGACACCGAGGGCCCCCGCCGGCGCGAGCAGGTGCTGGACCTGGGCGTGTGGGTGCTCGTCGGCGGGCTGCTGGGCAGCCGCGTCCTCTTCATCATCGTCAACTGGAAGGACTACGCGAAGAACCTGTGGAGCATCTTCGCCCTGGGCGGAGGCCTGGTCTTCTACGGAGGCCTCATCGGCGCCGCGCTCGCCGCATACGCCTTCACGCGCGTCAACCGCATGGACTTCCTGCGGCTGGCGGACCTGGCCATCCCCACCGTGTCCCTGGGCCAGGCGCTGGGGCGGCTGGGCTGCTTCGCCTCGGGGTGCTGCTGGGGTGGGCCCGCCGGAAGCCATGCCCCTCTGGCGGTACGCTTCCCCGGCTCGGGCCTGGCCCAGGACGTCTTCGGCCGCATCGCCGGCACGGGCAGCGCCGCCTACAGCTCCCAGGCCACCGACGCTCGCTACGTCGTCGAGGCCACGGGGGAGGTGCTCCACCAGGCGGCCCCCGGCGCGGTGCGCATCTCCGAGTGGGTGACGCAGCACGGCACCACCCTGCCGGTGCACCCCACCCAGCTGTTCGAGTCCCTGGGCCAGACGGTGCTCTTCGTCAGCCTGCTGCTGTTGCGCAGCCACCGGCGCTTCCACGGGCAGATCTTCTCCCTGTGGCTCATGGGCTACGCGGTGCTGCGCTCCACGGTGGAGCTGTTCCGCGGCGACACCGAGCGCGGCACGCTGCACGGGCTGCTGTCCGACAGCGCGCCCTCGCTCGCACACTGGGTGCCACTGGAGGCGTGGTACAACATCTCCACCAGCCAGTTCATCTCGCTCTGTATGTTCACTTTTGGGGCTACGCTCCTGTACCAGCGAAGCCGCCGGCTGGGCGGGGAAGCGAGCCTGGGGCCCACTCCCAGCCCAGCCTGA
- the lspA gene encoding signal peptidase II, producing the protein MPRKYLILLLITVGVVALDQWSKYDVVAELTTRFDGLNTTGERLKAMYGEPPPLGFDGRHFRSKRSVVVSESYLRLRYEENPGAAWGMFRNLPPNLRGPLFHVVSIGAVLLISYYFSKLSGTDPKEKWALWGLSLVLGGALGNYIDRVARGFVVDFIQAHWKDQAYWPSFNVADVAICVGVGMLILDAFVRKEPPK; encoded by the coding sequence GTGCCGCGCAAATACCTCATCCTCCTGCTCATCACCGTGGGCGTCGTCGCGCTCGATCAGTGGTCCAAGTATGACGTCGTGGCGGAGCTCACCACGCGCTTCGACGGGCTGAACACGACGGGAGAGCGTCTGAAGGCGATGTACGGCGAGCCGCCCCCGCTGGGCTTCGATGGCCGCCACTTCCGCTCCAAGCGCTCGGTGGTGGTGTCCGAGTCCTACCTGCGTCTGCGCTACGAGGAGAACCCGGGCGCCGCCTGGGGCATGTTCCGCAACCTGCCGCCCAACCTGCGCGGGCCCCTGTTCCACGTCGTCAGCATCGGCGCGGTGCTGCTGATCAGCTACTACTTCTCCAAGCTCTCCGGCACGGACCCCAAGGAGAAGTGGGCGCTGTGGGGCCTGTCCCTGGTGCTCGGCGGCGCGCTGGGCAACTACATCGACCGGGTGGCTCGCGGCTTCGTGGTGGACTTCATCCAGGCGCACTGGAAGGACCAGGCCTACTGGCCCTCCTTCAACGTGGCGGACGTGGCCATCTGCGTGGGGGTGGGCATGCTCATCCTCGATGCCTTCGTGCGCAAGGAGCCGCCGAAGTAG
- the lspA gene encoding signal peptidase II encodes MKNLRFLVIVALGVLAADQVTKYLAVANLTEALDGRTGLARVAGYFSEQNLDNQPPMEQGRYRATRPYRFIEDYWHFRYVENPGAAWGLFANLPDGARRAFFHVVSLAALGFIFAMYLRLEPEQRLVRGALSLVAGGALGNFMDRVARGYVIDFIDWHWRNQPGMRWPTFNVADAAICVGVALMLMDSLRVRRAEPAAPPLAESPNS; translated from the coding sequence ATGAAGAACCTGCGCTTCCTCGTGATCGTGGCCCTCGGCGTCCTGGCCGCGGATCAGGTGACCAAATACCTGGCCGTGGCGAACCTCACCGAGGCGCTGGATGGGCGCACGGGGCTGGCCCGGGTAGCGGGCTACTTCTCCGAGCAGAACCTGGACAACCAGCCCCCCATGGAGCAGGGGCGCTACCGCGCCACCCGGCCCTACCGCTTCATCGAGGACTACTGGCACTTCCGCTACGTGGAGAACCCGGGCGCCGCCTGGGGCCTGTTCGCCAACCTGCCGGACGGAGCCCGCCGCGCCTTCTTCCACGTGGTGAGCCTGGCGGCCCTGGGCTTCATCTTCGCCATGTACCTGCGGCTGGAGCCCGAGCAGCGCCTGGTGCGCGGGGCCCTGTCCCTGGTGGCCGGCGGCGCGCTGGGCAACTTCATGGACCGGGTGGCGCGCGGCTACGTCATCGACTTCATCGACTGGCACTGGCGCAACCAGCCCGGCATGCGCTGGCCCACCTTCAACGTGGCGGACGCCGCCATCTGCGTGGGCGTGGCGCTCATGCTCATGGACTCGCTGCGCGTGCGCCGCGCCGAGCCCGCCGCGCCGCCGCTCGCCGAGAGCCCCAATTCGTGA
- a CDS encoding FAM210A/B-like domain-containing protein produces the protein MAPVEPSVDKPTSTDTAPAQATAKPSVKERFTVLFREYGPLAIGVYLAIFALSVAGFAVALSAGVDLQTLGQRVGVQLDGAGGTAGTLFIAWVLTKALQVPRIFATLVLTPLVGRIPFIARRLPGRGTTP, from the coding sequence ATGGCGCCTGTTGAACCCTCCGTGGACAAGCCCACCTCGACCGACACTGCCCCCGCTCAAGCCACGGCCAAGCCGTCGGTGAAGGAGCGCTTCACCGTGCTCTTCCGGGAGTACGGGCCCCTGGCCATCGGGGTGTACCTGGCCATCTTCGCCTTGAGCGTCGCGGGGTTCGCCGTGGCACTGAGCGCGGGGGTGGACCTGCAGACGCTCGGTCAGCGGGTGGGCGTGCAGCTCGATGGGGCGGGGGGGACGGCGGGCACGCTGTTCATCGCCTGGGTGCTGACCAAGGCGCTGCAGGTGCCGCGCATCTTCGCCACGCTGGTGCTGACGCCCCTGGTGGGGCGCATCCCCTTCATCGCCCGGCGGCTGCCGGGCCGCGGCACGACTCCTTAG
- a CDS encoding lamin tail domain-containing protein has translation MKKMLSGLLGAGLALLLVLQACGPDHVPPVPPLPDGGSWVDCDEQDAGACAPGEQCRYVDVYERYLCLRPCESSQACEDLGVACCGGNEDGGAGGYCQPKDQCDWLDAQDGGTGGNTDGGLGDDGGVGSTDAGTDAGSTADAGGTTDGGGSVDAGPTVDAGPSVDAGPTVDAGPSGDAGPVGDAGSSGDAGPIGDAGPVGDAGPSGDAGPIGDAGPVGDAGPVSDAGPVSDAGPVSDAGPVGDAGPIGDAGPVGDAGPIGDAGPIGDAGPIGDAGPIGDAGPIGDAGPIGDAGPIGDAGPIGDAGPIGDAGPIVDGGSDGGFPSDAGWDGGTSTDGGTDGGSTGPTLIRLMAANTTSGNLQSYDQGEGIRIFQGTRPDVVMIQEFNYGSNSSAAIRQFVDTAFGPNFFYYRESGAQIPNGVISRWPIIASGEWTDTQVSNRDFAWARIDVPGPRDLWVVSVHLLTSGSGVRNTEATNLVQYIKNNVPAGDYLAIGGDFNTDSRSESCFGTFSQVVSTASPYPADRNGNDDTNASRSKPYDHVLVDGDLRQYQVATVIGGSTFPGGLVADTRVYSPISEIAPARSSDSGASNMQHMAVIKDFLIPGGSDSASITVSSPNGGESWVAGTSRAITWTAFGVTNVKLEYTVDGSTWTTITPSTAASTGSYTWTVPYIASSAAQVRVSDASNSALSDTSNDTFTIIVPSLTVSSPNGGESWIGASSHPITWTSSGVTNVKLEYTLDGSTWTTITSSTAASTGSYTWTLPNAGSTTARVRASDASNSAITDTSDGTFTITGASVTVLSPNGGESWQGGSSQSITWTSSGVTNVKLEYTLNGSTWTTIAASTAASAGSYPWTVPNIASTAAQVRVSDASSSVVRDISDAAFTILSSGGGDPTGVFINETLVNEVGGNENTSTEFVELVNSSTGPVDISGWTISDAAALRHTFASGTVLEAGKAIVVFGGEAGIPPGLTNAVAASTGKLELSNSSDTVTVRTSAGTTVDVATFSGTLVQEGISANRNPDGALGGPFVPHNTLSTLKTSPGTRADATPF, from the coding sequence ATGAAGAAGATGCTCTCTGGCCTCCTGGGGGCGGGGCTGGCGCTGTTGCTGGTGTTGCAGGCCTGTGGTCCCGATCACGTCCCGCCGGTGCCGCCACTCCCGGATGGTGGTTCGTGGGTCGACTGCGACGAGCAGGACGCGGGTGCGTGCGCTCCCGGCGAGCAGTGCCGGTATGTGGATGTGTACGAGCGCTACCTGTGTCTGCGCCCCTGCGAGTCCTCGCAGGCGTGTGAGGACCTGGGCGTCGCGTGCTGCGGCGGCAATGAGGACGGCGGCGCGGGTGGGTACTGCCAGCCGAAGGACCAGTGCGACTGGCTGGATGCGCAGGACGGAGGCACGGGCGGCAACACGGACGGGGGCCTCGGGGACGACGGAGGAGTGGGCTCCACCGACGCCGGCACGGACGCGGGGAGCACCGCGGATGCCGGCGGGACGACGGATGGCGGTGGGAGCGTGGATGCGGGCCCGACTGTGGATGCCGGGCCGAGCGTGGACGCGGGCCCGACTGTGGATGCCGGGCCGAGCGGCGATGCGGGTCCTGTCGGCGACGCGGGTTCTAGCGGAGACGCTGGCCCCATCGGAGATGCGGGTCCTGTCGGCGACGCGGGTCCTAGCGGAGACGCTGGCCCCATCGGAGATGCGGGTCCTGTCGGCGACGCGGGTCCTGTCAGCGACGCGGGTCCTGTCAGCGACGCGGGTCCTGTCAGCGACGCGGGTCCTGTCGGCGACGCTGGCCCTATCGGAGATGCGGGTCCTGTCGGTGACGCGGGCCCCATCGGAGACGCGGGCCCCATCGGAGACGCTGGCCCCATCGGAGACGCGGGCCCCATCGGAGACGCTGGCCCCATCGGAGACGCTGGCCCCATCGGAGACGCTGGCCCCATCGGAGACGCGGGCCCCATCGGAGACGCTGGCCCCATCGGTGACGCTGGCCCCATCGTGGATGGCGGCTCGGATGGCGGCTTCCCGAGCGATGCCGGCTGGGATGGCGGCACGAGCACGGACGGAGGCACGGATGGCGGCTCCACGGGCCCCACGCTCATCCGCCTCATGGCCGCCAACACCACCAGCGGCAACCTGCAGAGCTACGACCAGGGCGAGGGCATCCGCATCTTCCAGGGCACACGCCCGGACGTGGTGATGATCCAGGAGTTCAACTACGGCTCGAACTCGTCCGCTGCCATCCGGCAGTTCGTCGACACCGCCTTCGGCCCGAACTTCTTCTACTACCGCGAGTCGGGAGCGCAGATCCCCAACGGAGTCATCAGCCGCTGGCCCATCATCGCCTCGGGCGAGTGGACCGACACGCAGGTGAGCAACCGTGACTTCGCCTGGGCGCGCATCGACGTGCCGGGGCCCAGGGACCTCTGGGTGGTGAGCGTGCACCTGCTCACCAGCGGCAGCGGCGTGCGCAACACCGAGGCCACCAACCTGGTCCAATACATCAAGAACAACGTCCCCGCGGGCGACTACCTGGCCATCGGCGGCGACTTCAACACCGACAGCCGCTCCGAGTCCTGCTTCGGCACCTTCTCCCAGGTGGTGTCGACGGCCAGCCCCTACCCGGCGGATCGCAACGGCAACGACGACACCAACGCGAGCCGCTCCAAGCCGTACGACCACGTGCTCGTCGACGGTGATCTGCGCCAGTACCAGGTGGCCACGGTGATTGGCGGCAGCACCTTCCCCGGAGGCCTGGTGGCGGACACTCGCGTGTACTCCCCCATCTCGGAGATTGCCCCGGCGCGGTCCAGCGACAGCGGCGCCTCCAACATGCAGCACATGGCCGTCATCAAGGACTTCCTCATCCCCGGAGGCTCCGACAGCGCGAGCATCACGGTGAGCTCACCCAACGGAGGGGAGAGCTGGGTGGCGGGCACCTCCCGCGCCATCACCTGGACGGCCTTCGGGGTGACGAACGTCAAGCTGGAGTACACGGTGGATGGCAGCACCTGGACGACCATCACCCCGAGCACGGCGGCCTCCACCGGCAGCTACACCTGGACGGTGCCGTACATTGCCTCCTCCGCCGCGCAGGTGCGGGTGAGCGACGCGTCCAACTCCGCGCTCAGTGACACGAGCAACGACACCTTCACCATCATCGTTCCGAGCCTCACGGTGAGCTCGCCCAATGGCGGCGAGAGCTGGATCGGCGCGAGCAGCCATCCCATCACCTGGACGTCCTCGGGCGTGACGAACGTGAAGCTGGAGTACACGCTGGACGGCAGCACCTGGACGACCATCACCTCGAGCACGGCGGCCTCCACCGGCAGCTACACGTGGACGCTCCCGAACGCCGGCTCCACCACCGCCCGGGTGCGAGCGAGCGACGCGTCCAACTCCGCGATCACCGACACGAGCGACGGCACCTTCACCATCACCGGCGCGAGCGTCACCGTGCTCTCGCCCAACGGCGGCGAGAGCTGGCAGGGTGGGAGCAGCCAGAGCATCACCTGGACGTCCTCGGGCGTGACGAACGTGAAGCTGGAGTACACGCTGAACGGCAGCACCTGGACGACCATCGCCGCGAGCACGGCGGCCTCCGCGGGCAGCTACCCGTGGACGGTGCCGAACATCGCCTCCACCGCCGCGCAGGTGCGCGTGAGCGACGCGTCCAGCTCCGTCGTTCGAGACATCAGCGACGCGGCCTTCACCATCCTCTCGTCCGGAGGTGGCGACCCCACCGGCGTGTTCATCAACGAGACGCTCGTCAACGAGGTGGGCGGCAACGAGAACACCAGCACCGAGTTCGTGGAGCTGGTCAACTCGAGCACCGGGCCCGTGGACATCTCCGGCTGGACGATCTCGGACGCCGCGGCCCTGCGTCACACCTTCGCCAGCGGCACGGTGCTGGAGGCGGGCAAGGCCATCGTCGTCTTCGGAGGCGAGGCGGGCATTCCGCCGGGGCTCACCAACGCGGTGGCCGCGTCCACGGGCAAGCTCGAGCTGTCCAACAGCAGCGACACCGTGACGGTGAGGACCTCGGCGGGCACCACGGTGGACGTCGCCACCTTCAGCGGGACGCTCGTGCAGGAAGGCATCTCCGCCAACCGCAACCCGGACGGCGCCCTCGGCGGGCCCTTCGTGCCGCACAACACCCTGTCCACCCTCAAGACTTCACCGGGGACCCGGGCCGACGCGACTCCCTTCTAA
- a CDS encoding Mut7-C ubiquitin/RNAse domain-containing protein, translating into MTSKQVHVRLYGALNDFLPPERRGAEFVHTFAGTPSVKDLLESLGPPHPEVDVILVDGAAVGFSHRVEDGSRVAAYPAFHSLDVTPVTRVGLPLPAEPRFALDVGLGRLSGFLRMLGFDTLWRNDFADDVLARLSGDEERVVLTRDLGLLKRAEVRHGYYPRNTDPAHQLVEVVRRYQLTSRMRPFTRCLACNASLAVAEKGEVLDRIPEGVAATHSRFQQCPECRRVYWPGTHHQRMQALVDKLRELEHEA; encoded by the coding sequence ATGACGTCGAAGCAGGTACATGTGCGCCTCTACGGCGCACTCAACGACTTCCTCCCGCCCGAGCGGCGCGGCGCCGAGTTCGTCCACACGTTCGCCGGAACGCCCTCGGTGAAGGACCTGCTGGAGTCGCTCGGCCCGCCCCACCCCGAGGTGGACGTCATCCTCGTGGACGGCGCGGCGGTGGGCTTCTCACACCGGGTGGAGGACGGCTCCCGCGTGGCGGCCTATCCCGCCTTCCACTCGCTCGACGTGACGCCCGTCACCCGCGTGGGGCTGCCCCTGCCGGCCGAGCCCCGCTTCGCGCTGGATGTCGGCCTGGGGCGACTGTCCGGCTTCCTGCGCATGCTGGGCTTCGACACGCTGTGGCGCAACGACTTCGCGGACGACGTGCTGGCGCGCCTGTCCGGGGACGAGGAGCGCGTCGTGCTCACCCGGGATCTCGGGCTGCTCAAGCGCGCCGAGGTGCGGCACGGCTACTACCCGCGCAACACGGACCCCGCGCACCAGCTGGTGGAGGTGGTGCGCCGCTACCAGCTCACCTCGAGGATGCGCCCCTTCACCCGCTGCCTGGCGTGTAACGCCTCGCTCGCGGTGGCCGAGAAGGGCGAGGTGCTGGACCGCATCCCCGAGGGCGTGGCCGCCACGCACTCGCGCTTCCAGCAGTGCCCGGAGTGCCGGCGCGTCTACTGGCCCGGCACGCACCACCAGCGCATGCAGGCCCTGGTGGACAAGCTGCGCGAGCTGGAGCACGAGGCCTGA